In Gossypium arboreum isolate Shixiya-1 chromosome 6, ASM2569848v2, whole genome shotgun sequence, the following are encoded in one genomic region:
- the LOC128293834 gene encoding uncharacterized mitochondrial protein AtMg00810-like, whose translation MVTRSKDGIFKPKAYVATASTMEPSNIHEFMSIPLWKDVVVDELQALTTNGTWDLVIPLPNHPIVGFKWWKLRHADVNNAFLNGSLADKYLTGSNVFLLVYVDDIIVTGDPNSSIELVIQSLDSQFSLNDLGELSFILGLDMEYQVSSLEDRKSTFGFFIYLGDNLIGWSSKKQGVVSRSTSKAEYKSLANATAEII comes from the exons ATGGTTACAAGGAGTAAGGATGGCATTTTCAAACCTAAAGCCTATGTTGCAACTGCTAGTACAATGGAACCCTCCAACATTCATGAATTCATGTCTATCCCATTATGGAAAGATGTTGTTGTTGACGAATTACAGGCTCTGACTACTAATGGCACCTGGGATTTGGTTATCCCTCTTCCAAATCACCCCATTGTTGGGTTTAAGTG GTGGAAGTTAAGACATGCGGATGTCAACAATGCATTCTTGAATGGGAGTTTGGCTGATAAG TACCTTACTGGTAGTAATGTGTTTCTTCttgtttatgtcgatgatatcatAGTTACTGGTGACCCTAATTCTTCGATTGAATTAGTTATTCAATCTCTCGATAGTCAGTTTTCTCTAAATGATTTAGGAGAGCTTAGTTTTATTCTTGGACTTGATATGGAATACCAA GTAAGCTCACTTGAAGACCGCAAGTCAACATTTGGTTTTTTCATCTATCTTGGTGACAACTTGATTGGATGGTCGTCTAAGAAACAAGGGGTTGTGTCTAGGTCCACATCTAAGGCTGAATACAAAAGCCTTGCAAATGCTACTGCAGAGATAATTTAG